The Mus caroli chromosome 1, CAROLI_EIJ_v1.1, whole genome shotgun sequence genome has a window encoding:
- the Icos gene encoding inducible T-cell costimulator: MKPYFWRVFVFCVLIRLLTGEINDSANHRMFSFHNGGVQISCKYPETVQQLKMRLFREKEVLCELTKTKGSGNAESIKNPMLCLYHLSNNSVSFFLNNPDSSQGSYYFCSLSIFDPPPFQEKNLSGGYLHIYESQLCCQLKLWLPVGCAAFVVVLLFGCILIIWFAKKKYGSSVHDPNSEYMFMAAVNTNKKSRLAGVTS; encoded by the exons GAGAAATCAATGACTCGGCCAACCATAGGATGTTTTCATTTCACAATGGAGGTGTACAGATTTCTTGTAAATACCCTGAGACTGTCCAGCAGTTAAAAATGCGATTgttcagagagaaagaagtccTCTGTGAACTCACCAAGACCAAGGGAAGCGGAAATGCGGAGTCCATCAAGAATCCAATGCTCTGTCTATATCATCTGTCAAACAACAGCGTCTCTTTTTTCCTAAACAACCCAGACAGCTCCCAGGGAAGCTATTACTTCTGCAGCCTGTCCATTTTTGACCCACCTCCTTTTCAAGAAAAGAACCTTAGTGGaggatatttgcatatttatg aaTCCCAGCTCTGCTGTCAACTGAAGCTCTGGCTACCCGTAGGGTGTGCAGCTTTCGTTGTGGTTCTCCTTTTTGGATGCATACTTATCATCTGGTTTGCAAAAAAG AAATACGGATCCAGTGTGCATGACCCTAATAGTGAATACATGTTCATGGCGGCAgtcaacacaaacaaaaagtctaGACTTGCAG GTGTGACCTCATAA